The following are encoded together in the Lytechinus variegatus isolate NC3 chromosome 19, Lvar_3.0, whole genome shotgun sequence genome:
- the LOC121406062 gene encoding uncharacterized protein LOC121406062, which translates to MKLLLIVLLAVHGLVVPSTNADDDDVVNLLQKLLDCADTRKDAIKQEPSNGPLKCTKCQNIVGSNRGNKYCVSEMPDQVETCAEGVTKCYTRVRNLVDLEATRIYSMEVIRGCQPDGVVCDEAIAIKGGYERYTQCCDHNECNVDDVVPFPEE; encoded by the exons ATGAAGCTTCTTTTGATCGTTTTGTTGGCCGTTCATGGCTTGGTTGTCCCGTCGACAAAT GCCGATGACGATGATGTCGTGAACTTACTTCAGAAGTTACTCGATTGTGCTGATACACGAAAGGATGCCATCAAACAAG AGCCATCAAATGGGCCTCTCAAATGTACTAAGTGTCAGAATATTGTTGGGAGCAACCGTGGCAACAAATACTGCGTATCTGAAATGCCAGACCAAGTTGAAACATGTGCCGAAGGTGTTACAAAGTGTTAC ACTCGAGTGAGGAACCTTGTAGACCTAGAAGCAACGCGTATTTATTCGATGGAGGTCATCCGTGGTTGCCAACCAGACGGAGTCGTGTGCGATGAGGCCATCGCCATAAAAGGCGGTTATGAGAGATACACACAGTGTTGCGATCATAACGAGTGCAACGTGGACGACGTCGTTCCATTTCCTGAAGAATAA